In the Topomyia yanbarensis strain Yona2022 chromosome 3, ASM3024719v1, whole genome shotgun sequence genome, one interval contains:
- the LOC131687888 gene encoding AT-rich interactive domain-containing protein 2-like, whose product MTVDGENKIKSERRSQDEDDNFANQNSSSLGTPAKESGGRARTKGKLFVEKGKASFLQDLLQFHEKNGTPCVRMPKICGRDVDLHKLYSIVISRGGWLKVNAREDWDEVIDEMKLPKRCVNNEIAIKQIYIRFLDRYERVNFHGEEKDPADEEDEEKRHNRRWSARMLHSVPAVYNHAQHNIPEGMRASLNLSCDLFKPTEYDKLMLSLLSPLPNEQDFAINVCTLMSNESKHTLKVDKCPKLVQVLLAHGGVFNHYTLRDMFHVYYANIRKNSLQRFWKDSLFEKPQVLELSYEDCFQKLERDPTELIKSIYDDDHSKTLDDEDCGKLNMATLRGFLSLGSGLGTNDYIGQRVQQIASIFRNLSFNEENVIVLGANRPFLRFLIMCANARWNNLHHMGLDMLGNVATEIDINDPQVDEITRCLLSTISEGLEGADRGVIISCLEILSKIAQKESNEENLTRCLNQTVYDQICLFLSLSDIMLLLYTLECIYSLTSMGEKPCASMMHVTGIIDTLVSLVTVEAQSYGPDACILMRVVETIPGNISGGYPGNPNQNPSTTSQPQTSSMAQLTVQQKEQPSIPIPAIPALPEIPKIPVPTKMSSVGQTNPTTASAPPPVSTPAIQVTSVTRPAASQSPQIPVNIISRGDATPPKISPPPVTTATVSPAPPGPVTVAAKHAQQQQSQENEQFAYAWLKATFETTSSMANRLEQGEVYRQYLTANAKIGRKAVVPQAHFPRCMRTVFGGTVGPIQVKTEHNGVESCNFYYEGIKLRPKPSPLSSGALQKGTSTVSKAFHSCFLL is encoded by the exons ATGACTGTCGacggtgaaaataaaattaaatccgAGCGTCGCAGCCAGGATGAGGACGACAATTTTGCGAATCAAAACAGCAGCAGCTTAGGCACTCCGGCAAAAGAAAGCGGTGGAAGGGCTCGAACTAAAGGCAAGCTGTTTGTCGAAAAGGGCAAAGCTAGTTTCTTGCAGGATTTGCTGCAGTTCCACGAGAAAAATGG CACGCCTTGCGTACGTATGCCGAAGATATGTGGTCGCGATGTTGATTTGCATAAGCTCTACTCAATCGTCATTAGCCGGGGTGGTTGGCTAAAGGTTAATGCCCGTGAGGACTGGGACGAAGTGATCGACGAAATGAAACTTCCTAAACGCTGTGTTAATAATGAGATTGCTATAAAACAGATCTATATACGCTTCCTAGATAGATACGAGCGGGTGAATTTTCATGGGGAAGAAAAGGATCCGGCCGATGAGGAAGACGAGGAGAAAAGACACAACCGACGGTGGTCAGCTCGTATGCTGCACTCTGTACCAGCAGTTTATAATCATGCTCAACACAACATACCGGAAGGGATGAGAGCATCATTGAATTTGTCCTgtgatttgttcaaaccaacgGAGTACGACAAATTAATGCTGTCGCTGTTGTCACCCTTACCGAATGAACAGGATTTCGCCATAAACGTTTGTACGCTGATGTCGAATGAAAGTAAACATACGTTGAAAGTGGACAAGTGCCCGAAATTAGTTCAGGTTTTATTGGCGCACGGTGGCGTATTTAATCACTACACTCTTCGAGATATGTTCCATGTGTATTACGCAAATATCAGGAAGAATTCATTGCAACGTTTTTGGAAGGACAGTCTTTTTGAAAAACCGCAGGTGCTGGAGTTGTCCTACGAGGACTGTTTTCAGAAGTTGGAACGAGATCCAACCGAGTTGATCAAGAGCATCTACGACGATGATCACAGCAAAACTCTTGATGATGAAGATTGTGGCAAGCTGAACATGGCGACATTGAGAGGTTTTCTAAGTTTGGGTTCTGGCTTAGGAACAAACGATTACATAGGACAGAGAGTACAGCAAATTGCATCAATATTTAGAAATTTGAGTTTCAACGAAGAAAATGTCATAGTTTTGGGAGCAAATCGGCCGTTTTTAAGATTTCTGATTATGTGTGCTAATGCCCGGTGGAACAATCTGCATCATATGGGCTTGGATATGCTCGGTAATGTAGCAACAGAAATTGATATCAATGATCCCCAGGTGGACGAGATTACTCGATGTTTGctttcaacaatttcagaagGTTTAGAGGGAGCAGATCGTGGAGTTATCATCAGTTGTTTGGAAATTTTAAGCAAAATAGCACAGAAAGAAAGCAACGAGGAAAATCTTACCCGATGCTTGAATCAAACGGTGTACGATCAAATTTGTCTGTTTCTGTCATTAAGCGACATAATGTTGCTATTGTATACGCTAGAGTGCATCTACTCGTTAACATCCATGGGTGAAAAACCGTGTGCTTCAATGATGCACGTAACCGGTATAATTGACACATTGGTGTCTTTAGTAACAGTGGAAGCACAAAGCTACGGGCCTGATGCCTGCATACTAATGCGAGTGGTGGAAACCATTCCTGGAAATATATCCGGTGGCTATCCTGGTAATCCAAATCAAAATCCATCTACAACAAGCCAACCTCAAACATCCAGTATGGCTCAATTGACTGTGCAGCAGAAAGAACAACCATCAATTCCTATACCAGCTATTCCAGCACTACCGGAGATCCCGAAAATACCTGTTCCAACTAAAATGAGCTCCGTTGGACAAACAAACCCAACAACCGCAAGTGCTCCTCCACCAGTTAGCACACCGGCCATTCAAGTAACCAGCGTAACTCGTCCGGCCGCTTCTCAATCTCCCCAGATACCGGTTAATATTATAAGCCGAGGAGATGCGACTCCCCCAAAAATATCACCTCCACCGGTAACTACTGCAACAGTATCGCCAGCCCCACCAGGTCCTGTTACGGTTGCGGCAAAACACGCTCAACAGCAGCAGTCCCAGGAAAACGAACAATTTGCGTACGCTTGGTTGAAGGCAACATTTGAAACTACTTCTTCCATGGCGAATAGACTAGAGCAAGGCGAAGTGTACCGACAGTATTTGACAGCAAATGCAAAAATCGGTCGCAAAGCCGTAGTTCCACAGGCACACTTTCCTCGCTGCATGAGAACCGTTTTCGGAGGAACTGTTGGACCGATACAAGTAAAAACCGAGCATAATGGAGTTGAAAGCTGCAACTTTTACTACGAAGGCATCAAGCTGAGACCGAAACCATCCCCACTATCCAGCGGGG